A segment of the Lycium ferocissimum isolate CSIRO_LF1 chromosome 5, AGI_CSIRO_Lferr_CH_V1, whole genome shotgun sequence genome:
GGATGAGCTGCCGGCATTTTGTAGGGCTAGTCAGCACATGTggatgtcgcggtgtccattgatacatatggatatcGTTGAGTATCACGCGCCCGACCGCTTATTACAGCAGTTTGGGTATGTACAGAATATAACCGCGGCTACGGATTGGGAGCATTACCACTATATGAGGGACGAGCGTGCAGGCGTCGATGATGCATGGCGGCTCCATATGCAGCAGCAGGTCCAGAGTTGGGATGCGAGGATGACGAGCCTACCGGTGGTCGGACATGACACTCCGATCCATGTGTACATGGAGTGGTACATGCGGATCACTCGCATCATTACTGACAACCCCACTAGGCGTCGCCCAGATGTCCTAGGATATGTAGCTCTCGCAGGAGCGTATGAGGCGCtggtaagttttattagtcttacACTTAATCCATCGTCTTATGTACtactttacaaatttattcaattgttaATATTTGCAAACATATGCAGGTACGGACCGTTTAGACGATGCGCTATGAGAGCACTGCCCGTGCGGAGGCCCCCGAGACAGCGGAGTATGTAGCACGGATGATTGAGCTTGCCGAGACTGGTATGCGGCAGGCACATGACTTTGAGCGTCTCGGTGAGCGTGTTCCAGGTGCCCTACCTCAGGTAGTTGCCCCATCTCAGGCAGCAGGTGGAAGTGGTCGCCGAGGAGCTGGTGGCCGTCGCAGAGGTGGTAGGGCTGGCAGAGGTGATGAGGCTCCATCGGCCCGGAGATCCCGCCGAGTTCTTCTGCGGCCGTCGACTACAGATATCCCATCGACTTCTTCTTCCCGGCAGTCGACTTCACAGACACCTCTGTATGCGCCGGACCCTTTTTCAGATTATGTGCCCTGGCCTTTATTTCCACATCCACCAGTTCGTGATCCACAGGGTGAGAGGCTGGTTCGTGAGCTACAGAGTGGCCTATATCTGGACTTCGATGCCATGTTTGAGGACTTCGTGTTTGATACGGCACCATCTGCATCTCCTGCTCCGGGGCCCGCTTAGGAGCCCTCTCACCAGGCATCTCAGGAGGCCGAcgacacacaggtttgatttttagaataaaataatttattaattatttttttatgtgttatttCAGGTTTAGTTTAGAataaatctaaactaaattgtttatatgttatttcaggttcattcttctgcACTTGTGGACCCGTCTCTAGCTGAGATTGACCCATCTCCTGATGCTGATGAGATTCCGACTAtacaaatcccacatcggcCCTACAAGAAGCATGTTATGCTCAAGGACGCAAGGAAGAGAAGGAAGGATGATCATGACATAGAGCATCCTATTATTAAGAGGAAGAAGGGGGATGGAGATGATGGTGTGGGTGGTGGGGCCTGAGATtgtgtatttgtaaataaagtgtacattttatgttaatattatatatatttttggttattattttcttaatgataattagttatcttagtctttattgtCGATTAATAATAACTTGTGCGACGtcctaaattaatcaaaaccctataaaatatgacacttaaacctaaagataacaagtttccaaacaaagaaaacttacttcggggcactttagaacccctaaaatgacgatccaaacgtttaggtgtacttgatgtaatgagccgacattattgtacgcaaaaaaggatattaagttctatataaaatattgatattccggcattttgaaacatgactaatcttcaATCAAAGTACGGAGAaaacattaattttttaaaaaatgggccAAAGAACAAAGGCAGGGGCAGCTTTTGTTGGCctctttcacgcacgaatttcgtgtgTGAAACttagttatgtatttttttttttttttttgtgctattttggttcaacttttttttttgttttgttttaaaccaacaaaagtcgCAGACTCACCACAGAGAGAAGACATAAACATTTAATTCATTGATTTGATAATTCTGTAACATAAGAAGCTCAGAAACAGGTCCATACACGAAAGACTTAGACCTTTGACCACACAACAAAACCACGTAAACTCAACTGATGAACCTGCATATATATgcaaaattcacttattttaaaCACAAAAACATTGTTGCGCACAATTTCACAATTAAGCACGACGAAAAATTAATTAACGCCTGATCTAGCCATTGGCAAGCATTGATCACACAAACTAGATGGAAATTAAGAAGTTGCTGCTCAACAAGTAAAGCCAGTAGGAGGGTTCCTTCCACAGTTGTTGAGTACGAGGCTTAGAGAAAGTGGCACATTCAAATTTATTCCCAACACATTTGCTCTTATGGCAGTGCACAAGCAAACTGCAGCCTCTAAGTCTGCTAGCCCTGCAATTAAGCTGCAGCATGGCAAAGTTGGAGGGGACCCCACCACTACATTCACCAAATTAAGTAAATTAGCACATACCCCAAGTTTCAAAGCATCTCTTGGACACCTTCCTTGTCCTCCACCACCATTGCCCGAACCACCACCACCGTTGCCCGAGCCACCGCCGTTGCCAGAGCTGCCACCATTTCCACAAGTGCCACAGTTGTTGTTACCAGATACAAGTGCAAAGAAGAGGAGATTCAGTGATAAGAACAGGGTAATTGAGGCTTGGTTTTTGGAAGCCATGTCAACAATAAGAGCTAGTAAGTTGAAATGCAGTGAGTTGGAATGAGAAAAGGAGTTTAATTCTCAAGATGATGGTTGAAGTGTGGTAGTAACGATGGGTATTTATACTTGTAACGAGGTGAACTGTTGCActtaaacaattataaatctACGATATTAGTTAAAATACTAATTATTAGCACATATAACTAAATTCAATTATTGTCTGCTGTTGATTAATTGGTAATGCATGAATTGTGTGGTgttgaaaatgttaaggaatgaTTACTAGTACTAATTAGTATAACTACCAGCTTATTACTACTTCCTCTATCCCAGATTAATTGTCCTGTTTCGCTTTTCCAGAGTTAAAAGTTGACTAATCTTCggagctaaattgaattagaccAATTCaatattttgcaattataatttagatattcaaaaacttCACAGAAAGCACTACAAGTTACAAGTTTTTTCATATTAGTATGGGCAGAAAATATATCTCAAAATGTTAGTCAAAATTTATAtagtttaacttttaaaaaaagagaagtgGACCAAGTTACAGCTCTGCCTGCTCTATATGGCTGTTGCGAAATATTGAATTGTCATTAGCCTCCACTAGTATTAGAAATTCCCGTGATCAAAGGTACATAGTGTATGTTTTTTCTTTCGAAAGTTCCCACGCTTTCAGCAagcataatacatatataattctcaATTCCCATTACATGAGTGTACtactataaaaatatattatgtatctGGTGTTAAATAATTTTCCCACGCGTTTATATATGTGAGAACTCCAAATTTGATTGGTCACcaattttttgaattaaaaatacaAGTTTTAATGTTTTCCGAAAAACGATCAATTCCTAGCTAATTGTTACTCTTATATACATGGGCCATGGCCAAAAATTGTAAGGAGATGATCTATCAATTTCTATATTAGGATTTGATGAGCTGAGAGTTCGTATTCGCATCCTTCAGGTATTTTCTTCATTTGCTAATAGACAGGTAGGTGTTATAGCCTAACCCACAAAGATTGGTGATTTTTTTGactgaaaaaaaaagaactccTTGATCCTAACTGCATGTGAAGATAAAACTTATTCTGCATATTGTAATGACTGCTTAATCTGAATTGAAGTACTACTTTATTATCCTCGAGTTGTGCATCTCTGCATTTCAAATGGAAGGACATGTAAAATAGAACAAAGACAAGCTCATCTCTTTTAGAAGGATGCTCATGGACATCAATAATTACTTGAAACTTCTTAATAATGGTTTTTACGTTTtcattgtatataacttaagTTTATTAATATAAAGCGTCAGCGATTGTCATCAAATATCACTTGTTCTCATAACAAGTCCATTCAATAGTCGAGTAcgaaaaaggagaaaacaacATTAGGTTCGATTGGATTGTGGTCTCCACTAAATTCTTTTCTGTTAGCATGGAATAGCAACCGCTAGGAATTAAATAAGTAGGTATCAATTTCTCTAAAATCACGGGATGTGGTTGTTGCTCGAATCTATTTTAGGTAAATACTCCTGCTGGTCATGCGAAGTGTAAGTAGTTTAGTAGTCATATTAAAATAGattatatcaacatcattattGTCTAGCATTTTTAAGTCAGATAATATGCGTGTGAAAGTTTTTCTCGCTTGAGTCTAGCTAGAAGTTTGATGATTATATAAAGTCAGAAGATGTGCAAGTGGATTCATAGATGAATTACTATTGAGATATCAGTTTGACCATGACTTCCAATTATGTTCAGTGCACATGTGATGAGTAGTATTAAGAGGCTAAGACTAATGAAATGTTGGGTAAATTTTCAAGCTATATAATCGTTACAAATTCTATGAATATTAATATCTCCAAAGGTCTTTAGGCTTGACTATGTctttaattgattaattaaaagcaTTAAATGTGTGAGTAAGTTATTTCCCATTTCTTATTATGCACAGGTGAGTGCACCTTAAATAGAGGCTGATTTAGGATTTTGGTTTTATGAGTTCAAATTTTTAATATCTCTGGCGTTGAACCcattaatttttgaagttggttATAAACATCCATCTCATTGAGACTAGATGCCATTTTATTTCATAATCAGAAGGTTACAAGTAGCAGACTCCAAAGAGGAAACTGCAAGCAAAAATGTTGGTACCTACTCCACCTTTTACGAGTATATATGTAGGTAATCAGTTAAGCtctcaaaagaaaaaatggcTAGGGAAGTTAGATTCTACACATGGATCACCCTATACAAAAGATTAAGGAACATCAAATTGATAAATTTTGAGCAGCTATTGATCAACAGCAAAAGTCTTCTTGTTGTGCACCATCCGGAAGGCGGGGAATTGAAGGTTGTCCATATTGATTTCCCCTTAACTTCTCTAGGGAGCTGTTGAAATTCTGAGTGTACCATATAACATTTCTAGATTAAACACTAACATTGGACAAGAG
Coding sequences within it:
- the LOC132058357 gene encoding serine/threonine-protein phosphatase 7 long form homolog, with product MPYDHILDELPAFCRASQHMWMSRCPLIHMDIVEYHAPDRLLQQFGYVQNITAATDWEHYHYMRDERAGVDDAWRLHMQQQVQSWDARMTSLPVVGHDTPIHVYMEWYMRITRIITDNPTRRRPDVLGYVALAGAYEALVRTV
- the LOC132058358 gene encoding uncharacterized protein LOC132058358 isoform X2 — protein: MASKNQASITLFLSLNLLFFALVSGNNNCGTCGNGGSSGNGGGSGNGGGGSGNGGGGQGRCPRDALKLGLNCRASRLRGCSLLVHCHKSKCVGNKFECATFSKPRTQQLWKEPSYWLYLLSSNFLISI
- the LOC132058358 gene encoding 14 kDa proline-rich protein DC2.15-like isoform X1 — translated: MASKNQASITLFLSLNLLFFALVSGNNNCGTCGNGGSSGNGGGSGNGGGGSGNGGGGQGRCPRDALKLGVCANLLNLVNVVVGSPPTLPCCSLIAGLADLEAAVCLCTAIRANVLGINLNVPLSLSLVLNNCGRNPPTGFTC